One window of Athalia rosae chromosome 2, iyAthRosa1.1, whole genome shotgun sequence genomic DNA carries:
- the LOC105682987 gene encoding trypsin-1-like, which translates to MRYVGTFLGVIAVAFAATVSLENQKEPSVKQEVTASSSTTDGSSGDQVDKGIWEFLQDAFNNLPFSGGQDSNLPSTPEPVHIPENCPPCECGKTNKHNRIVGGVETLENQYPWMALLSYQGRFHCGGSIINDHYILTAAHCVQGFNKNYLGARILVHARNSTAKSVVRDFKISKVIRHTGYSTINYNNDIALLKVHATISLDDKVRPVCLPELTKTFAGENGTVTGWGATSESGPVSNTLQEVVVPILSNAECRNSKYPAHKITDNMLCAGYTKGGKDACQGDSGGPLHVIKDSIHSIVGIVSWGEGCAQANYPGVYTRVNRFITWIRRNTQDACYC; encoded by the exons ATGCGTTACGTAGGGACCTTTCTCGGCGTGATTGCCGTGGCCTTTGCGGCCACCGTCTCCCTGGAGAATCAG AAGGAGCCGTCGGTCAAACAAGAAGTGACGGCCTCGAGTTCAACGACTGATGGTTCAAGTGGTGACCAAGTCGACAAAggaatttgggaattcttGCAGGATGCTTTCAACAATTTACCCTTTTCCGGAGGCCAGGATTCAAATCTACCGTCGACTCCGGAACCCGTACACATCCCAGAAAATTGTCCGCCATGCG AATGCGGTAAAACGAATAAACATAATAGGATTGTGGGTGGAGTGGaaacgttagaaaaccaatatCCCTGGATGGCCTTACTATCTTATCAAGGTCGTTTTCATTGCGGTGGATCAATTATAAACGATCATTATATCTTGACGGCAGCTCATTGCGTGCAAGG attcaataaaaattatctggGAGCACGGATTCTCGTTCACGCACGAAACTCAACTGCGAAGTCTGTGGTCCGTGATTTCAAAATCTCCAAAGTCATCAGACACACCGGATATTCAACGATTAATTACAACAACGATATAGCTCTTCTGAAAGTCCACGCTACGATAAGTCTCGACGACAAAGTGAGACCAGTTTGCTTACCAGAGTTGA CCAAAACATTTGCCGGAGAAAATGGAACGGTAACTGGATGGGGAGCGACGTCAGAGTCCGGGCCGGTATCGAACACACTCCAGGAGGTTGTCGTACCAATTCTGAGCAATGCGGAGTGCAGAAATTCCAAATATCCAGCTCACAAAATAACCGACAATATGTTGTGCGCCGGTTACACGAAGGGCGGAAAGGACGCATGTCAG GGTGACAGCGGGGGTCCTCTCCACGTGATCAAGGATTCGATTCATTCCATCGTCG GAATCGTGTCCTGGGGTGAGGGATGCGCGCAAGCAAATTACCCTGGGGTATATACGAGGGTGAATCGCTTCATAACTTGGATACGTCGGAACACGCAGGACGCCTGTTATTGCTGA